Proteins encoded together in one Nocardioides marinisabuli window:
- a CDS encoding DUF2254 domain-containing protein has protein sequence MVSRITALGSRVRSSLFFVPMLCVLGGAVLGQAMLAVDAQVTGIDPRLTATVDSARTVLTTVAGATLSFAGIAFSVSLLLISLASSQYSPRVVHGMFRDPFNKRVMGLVIGTFTYCLVVLRAVRSSLEGTEEPIVPSVSILLAVLLGIASVLAIIAFINHGAHSMDVSKILHRVTQEALQQASSGWPDPDPDPDPDSDRQLGGGDGDLPEDATVVRFTSYGWVENVDFDRLLQVLPPGSRARLETFAGRYAIQNTPVCRVWPPVDDETVHDSIRAAVMVGETRTMQQDVAYGVRQLADVALKAMSPGVNDPTTAHDAISHTGTVLADLLCRVPPAQHLAGERGQVLLVPHATTYAMLVGLAFDEVRLVSAEDPAVLIYLLDVIHQVEQSIDHLHRPEAVAALRTQAELVRSMVEDADVPERDRQRVRDAYLAWHNA, from the coding sequence ATGGTGAGCCGCATCACAGCCCTGGGGTCCCGCGTCCGCAGCAGCCTCTTCTTCGTGCCGATGCTCTGCGTGCTGGGCGGTGCGGTGCTGGGCCAGGCGATGCTGGCGGTCGACGCCCAGGTCACCGGCATCGACCCCCGCCTGACCGCGACGGTCGACAGCGCACGGACCGTCCTGACCACCGTCGCGGGCGCGACCCTGAGCTTCGCCGGCATCGCCTTCTCGGTGAGCCTGCTGCTGATCTCGCTGGCCTCGAGCCAGTACTCGCCGCGCGTGGTGCACGGCATGTTCCGCGACCCGTTCAACAAGCGGGTGATGGGCCTGGTCATCGGGACGTTCACCTACTGCCTGGTGGTCCTGCGCGCCGTGCGCAGCTCGCTGGAGGGCACCGAGGAGCCGATCGTCCCGAGCGTCTCCATCCTGCTGGCGGTGCTGCTGGGCATCGCCTCCGTGCTCGCGATCATCGCGTTCATCAACCACGGTGCGCACTCGATGGACGTCTCCAAGATCCTGCACCGGGTCACCCAGGAGGCGCTGCAGCAGGCCAGCAGCGGCTGGCCCGACCCGGACCCCGACCCGGACCCCGACTCGGACCGCCAGCTGGGGGGCGGGGACGGCGACCTGCCCGAGGACGCCACGGTGGTGCGCTTCACCTCGTACGGCTGGGTGGAGAACGTCGACTTCGACCGGTTGCTGCAGGTGCTGCCTCCGGGCTCGCGTGCGCGGCTGGAGACGTTCGCCGGGCGCTACGCCATCCAGAACACCCCCGTGTGCCGGGTCTGGCCGCCGGTGGACGACGAGACGGTCCACGACTCGATCCGCGCCGCGGTCATGGTCGGTGAGACCCGCACGATGCAGCAGGACGTCGCCTACGGCGTGCGCCAGCTGGCCGACGTGGCGCTCAAGGCGATGTCACCGGGTGTCAACGACCCCACGACGGCGCACGACGCGATCTCGCACACCGGCACCGTGCTGGCGGACCTGCTGTGCCGCGTCCCCCCGGCCCAGCACCTGGCGGGCGAGCGGGGCCAGGTGCTGCTCGTGCCGCACGCCACGACGTACGCGATGCTCGTGGGCCTGGCCTTCGACGAGGTTCGCCTCGTCTCCGCCGAGGACCCGGCCGTGCTGATCTACCTGCTCGACGTCATCCACCAGGTCGAGCAGTCGATCGACCACCTGCACCGCCCCGAGGCGGTCGCCGCCCTGCGCACGCAGGCCGAGCTGGTGCGCAGCATGGTCGAGGACGCCGACGTGCCCGAGCGCGACCGCCAACGGGTCCGCGACGCCTACCTGGCGTGGCACAACGCCTGA
- a CDS encoding crotonase/enoyl-CoA hydratase family protein, with translation MTSPGPEATTTHDGPLRVERDGHVETWTIDLPEQRNPISGPDVVAAFVEHTARVDRDQEVRAVILTGAGSAFSAGGNVHEMAERRGMFSGAPYEQRNGYRHGIQQIPLALRRCEVPLIAAVNGPAVGAGCDLAMMCDLRIASTKAFFAESFVQLGIIPGDGGAWFLTRAIGPARAAEMALTGDRVDAATALEWGLVSQVVEPEALLDTARDLAARVAKNPPHATRMAKKLIQESQQRDLEGVLELSAAMQAISHHTQAHTDAVQAFVERTRR, from the coding sequence ATGACCAGTCCCGGACCCGAGGCCACCACCACCCACGACGGGCCGCTGCGCGTCGAGCGCGACGGCCACGTGGAGACGTGGACGATCGACCTGCCCGAGCAGCGCAACCCGATCTCGGGGCCCGACGTGGTCGCGGCCTTCGTCGAGCACACCGCGCGTGTCGACCGTGACCAGGAGGTGCGCGCGGTGATCCTGACCGGGGCCGGCTCCGCCTTCTCCGCCGGCGGCAACGTGCACGAGATGGCCGAGCGGCGCGGGATGTTCTCCGGGGCGCCGTACGAGCAGCGCAACGGCTACCGCCACGGCATCCAGCAGATCCCGCTCGCGCTGCGTCGCTGCGAGGTCCCGCTGATCGCCGCCGTCAACGGTCCCGCGGTCGGTGCGGGCTGCGACCTGGCGATGATGTGCGACCTGCGCATCGCCTCGACCAAGGCGTTCTTCGCCGAGTCCTTCGTGCAGCTCGGCATCATCCCCGGCGACGGCGGGGCCTGGTTCCTGACCCGGGCGATCGGCCCGGCCCGCGCCGCCGAGATGGCCCTGACCGGGGACCGGGTCGACGCCGCCACCGCGCTGGAGTGGGGTCTGGTCTCGCAGGTCGTCGAGCCGGAGGCGCTCCTCGACACCGCCCGCGACCTCGCCGCGCGGGTCGCCAAGAACCCGCCGCACGCCACCCGGATGGCCAAGAAGCTGATCCAGGAGTCGCAGCAGCGCGACCTCGAGGGCGTCCTCGAGCTGAGCGCGGCGATGCAGGCGATCTCGCACCACACCCAGGCCCACACCGACGCGGTGCAGGCGTTCGTGGAGCGCACGCGCCGCTAG
- a CDS encoding alpha/beta hydrolase produces the protein MDPRGVGGSSHLTCRGRSDTAYPSVGFPDTRRQVRDWLAFDTTVQRLCDRRIADHMSTADTARDMDLVRQALGDEQASFFGASYGSVLGATWVSMFPGTVRAAVVDSVLDPVAWTTGRDLPDGTPGSSLPISARLGSEVGSRDALEAGLAECDEAGRRACRLAGDALGRWDAVAARLRSDRAAARRVGLSYSDFVGTTLGMLYGGDLWYIAEFAFQAEKQLSRLAGRPTSDEPAAPDGTLGRTVREVRAELARSPYPGPYAAVAGRSRQQRLWFDGSTHGVMCSDSLNPTGTAAWSEAAERTRAAGGADFGPSWTWLSSACSAWPGSGEDAYRGPFTMPDAERLLIVSNRHDPATPLSGALALQQLMPGSRLVTTGDTGHVATGANRCATEVVRDVLRTAESPAEDVVCTREREPFTR, from the coding sequence ATCGACCCCCGCGGCGTCGGGGGGAGCAGCCACCTCACGTGCCGGGGGCGCAGCGACACGGCGTACCCGAGCGTCGGCTTCCCCGACACCCGGCGCCAGGTCCGCGACTGGCTGGCCTTCGACACCACCGTGCAGCGGCTGTGCGACCGGCGCATCGCCGACCACATGAGCACCGCCGACACCGCGCGCGACATGGACCTGGTGCGCCAGGCGCTCGGTGACGAGCAGGCCAGCTTCTTCGGGGCGTCGTACGGCTCGGTGCTGGGCGCGACCTGGGTGTCGATGTTCCCCGGCACGGTGCGCGCCGCGGTCGTCGACAGCGTGCTCGACCCGGTGGCCTGGACCACCGGTCGCGACCTGCCCGACGGCACCCCCGGCTCGAGCCTGCCGATCAGCGCCCGCCTCGGCAGCGAGGTCGGGTCGCGCGACGCCCTCGAGGCCGGGCTCGCCGAGTGCGACGAGGCCGGCCGTCGCGCCTGCCGGCTCGCCGGCGACGCCCTGGGCCGCTGGGACGCGGTCGCGGCGCGGCTGCGCTCCGACCGGGCCGCCGCCCGTCGGGTGGGGCTGTCCTACTCCGACTTCGTCGGCACCACGCTGGGCATGCTCTACGGCGGCGACCTCTGGTACATCGCCGAGTTCGCCTTCCAGGCCGAGAAGCAGCTCTCACGCCTGGCGGGCCGACCGACCTCCGACGAGCCGGCGGCCCCTGACGGGACGCTGGGACGCACCGTGCGCGAGGTGCGCGCGGAGCTGGCGCGCTCGCCGTACCCGGGCCCGTACGCCGCGGTGGCCGGTCGCAGCCGGCAGCAGCGGCTCTGGTTCGACGGCAGCACCCACGGGGTGATGTGCTCCGACTCGCTCAACCCGACCGGCACCGCGGCCTGGAGCGAGGCCGCGGAGCGCACCCGGGCCGCCGGCGGCGCCGACTTCGGCCCGTCCTGGACCTGGCTGTCCTCGGCCTGCTCGGCCTGGCCGGGGTCGGGCGAGGACGCCTACCGCGGGCCGTTCACGATGCCCGACGCCGAGCGGCTGCTGATCGTCAGCAACCGCCACGACCCGGCCACCCCGCTCAGCGGCGCGCTGGCCCTGCAGCAGCTGATGCCGGGCTCGCGGCTGGTGACGACCGGCGACACCGGGCACGTCGCGACCGGCGCCAACCGGTGCGCCACCGAGGTCGTGCGCGACGTGCTGCGCACCGCGGAGAGCCCCGCCGAGGACGTCGTCTGCACCCGCGAGCGGGAGCCGTTCACACGCTGA
- a CDS encoding cold-shock protein, giving the protein MAQGTVKWFNAEKGFGFIAQEDGGDDVFVHYSAIQTQGYKSLDENQKVEFDVTQGPKGPQAENVRPV; this is encoded by the coding sequence ATGGCACAGGGCACCGTTAAGTGGTTCAACGCCGAGAAGGGTTTCGGCTTCATTGCGCAGGAGGACGGCGGCGACGACGTCTTCGTGCACTACTCGGCGATCCAGACCCAGGGCTACAAGTCCCTGGACGAGAACCAGAAGGTCGAGTTCGACGTCACGCAGGGCCCCAAGGGCCCGCAGGCGGAGAACGTTCGCCCCGTCTGA
- a CDS encoding metal-sensitive transcriptional regulator, with the protein MSMVEHQHGYLHRKDDYLARLRRIEGQARGLQRMVEEEQYCIDILTQVSAMTKALQAVSLGLLDEHMHHCVADAARAGEAEGRAKIDEAVAAITRLVKS; encoded by the coding sequence ATGAGCATGGTTGAGCACCAGCACGGGTACCTGCATCGCAAGGACGACTACCTCGCACGGCTGCGCCGCATCGAGGGGCAGGCCCGCGGCCTGCAGCGGATGGTCGAGGAGGAGCAGTACTGCATCGACATCCTGACCCAGGTCTCGGCCATGACGAAGGCGCTGCAGGCGGTCTCGCTGGGGCTGCTCGACGAGCACATGCACCACTGCGTGGCCGACGCCGCCCGCGCCGGCGAGGCCGAGGGGCGCGCCAAGATCGACGAGGCCGTCGCCGCCATCACCCGACTCGTGAAGTCCTGA
- a CDS encoding heavy-metal-associated domain-containing protein produces the protein MSTHTSTWTVTGMTCGHCVASVSEEIAEIDGVESVDVTLESGEVVVTSTTPLERVSVEAAVREAGYELTS, from the coding sequence ATGAGCACCCACACCAGCACCTGGACCGTGACCGGCATGACCTGCGGGCACTGCGTCGCCTCGGTCAGCGAGGAGATCGCCGAGATCGACGGCGTCGAGAGCGTCGACGTCACCCTCGAGAGCGGCGAGGTCGTCGTCACCAGCACCACCCCGCTCGAGCGGGTCAGCGTCGAGGCCGCCGTGCGCGAGGCGGGTTACGAGCTCACGTCATGA
- a CDS encoding heavy metal translocating P-type ATPase — translation MTAGASTDVTTGVTTGATTDVELAITGMTCASCANRIERKLNKLEGVSASVNYATEKAHVVASGPVSTDLLLETVAQAGYAASVPDPGADDDHAEVELAALRRRLVVSAVLAVPVVAVAMVPAWQFDRWAWVSLVLATPVVLWGAWPFHRAAATNLRHGTTTMDTLVSVGVGAAYTWSLVALVLGDAGMPGMTHGFSLSLQRGDGLDEVYLEVAAGVTTFLLAGRWFEKRSKRRAGAALEALLRMGAKEVTLLRDGVETQVAAEQLRVDDVFVVRPGEKVATDGEVVEGASAIDVSMLTGEPVPVDVGPGDVVTGATVNAGGRLVVRATRVGADTQLAQMARLVEQAQQGKAQVQRLADRVSGVFVPVVIALSLLTLAAWLLSGAGATTAFAAAVAVLIIACPCALGLATPTALMVGTGRGAQLGILIRGPEILESTRRVDTIVLDKTGTVTTGRMSLVDVVVHPDTPADEAEVRRVAAALEHGSEHPIARAVATAAARPEHPEVVGFANREGLGVVGDVSGRRTAVGRPALLEAEGMALPAPLAEALEAARALGRTPVLVGWEGVARGVLVVADTVKDTSAAAVARLRDLGLDPVLLTGDHERAARAVAAEVGIDTVVADVLPAEKVAQVRRLQEAGRVVAMVGDGVNDAAALAQADLGIAMGTGTDVAIEAADLTLVSGDLRVAGDAVALARRTLATIRGNLFWAFAYNVAALPLAALGLLSPMIAGLAMALSSVFVVSNSLRLRRFRSSIA, via the coding sequence ATGACCGCCGGGGCGTCCACCGATGTGACGACCGGGGTGACCACTGGGGCGACCACCGACGTGGAGCTGGCGATCACCGGCATGACCTGCGCCTCGTGCGCCAACCGCATCGAGCGCAAGCTCAACAAGCTCGAGGGCGTCAGCGCCAGCGTCAACTACGCCACCGAGAAGGCGCACGTCGTCGCCTCCGGCCCGGTCAGCACCGACCTGCTGCTCGAGACCGTCGCCCAGGCCGGGTACGCCGCCAGCGTGCCGGACCCCGGCGCCGACGACGACCACGCCGAGGTCGAGCTGGCGGCCCTGCGCCGCCGCCTGGTCGTCTCCGCGGTGCTGGCGGTGCCCGTGGTCGCGGTGGCGATGGTGCCGGCGTGGCAGTTCGACCGCTGGGCCTGGGTCTCGCTGGTCCTCGCCACCCCGGTGGTGCTGTGGGGCGCGTGGCCCTTCCACCGCGCCGCCGCCACCAACCTGCGCCACGGCACCACCACCATGGACACGCTGGTCTCGGTCGGCGTGGGCGCGGCGTACACCTGGTCGCTGGTGGCGCTGGTCCTCGGCGACGCCGGCATGCCCGGGATGACCCACGGCTTCTCCCTGAGCCTGCAGCGCGGCGACGGGCTCGACGAGGTCTACCTCGAGGTCGCCGCCGGGGTCACGACGTTCCTGCTGGCCGGTCGCTGGTTCGAGAAGCGCTCCAAGCGCCGGGCCGGCGCCGCGCTCGAGGCGCTGCTGCGGATGGGCGCCAAGGAGGTCACGCTGCTGCGCGACGGGGTCGAGACCCAGGTCGCCGCCGAGCAGCTCCGGGTCGACGACGTCTTCGTGGTGCGCCCCGGCGAGAAGGTGGCCACCGACGGCGAGGTCGTCGAGGGCGCCTCGGCGATCGACGTCTCGATGCTCACCGGCGAGCCGGTGCCGGTCGACGTGGGCCCCGGGGACGTCGTCACCGGCGCCACCGTCAACGCCGGCGGGCGCCTGGTCGTGCGGGCCACCCGGGTCGGCGCCGACACCCAGCTGGCGCAGATGGCCCGCCTGGTCGAGCAGGCCCAGCAGGGCAAGGCGCAGGTGCAGCGCCTCGCCGACCGGGTCTCCGGGGTGTTCGTGCCGGTCGTCATCGCGCTCTCGCTGCTGACCCTCGCCGCCTGGCTGCTCAGCGGCGCCGGGGCCACCACCGCCTTCGCCGCGGCCGTCGCGGTGCTGATCATCGCCTGCCCCTGTGCCCTGGGGCTGGCCACGCCGACCGCCCTGATGGTCGGCACCGGCCGCGGCGCCCAGCTCGGCATCCTGATCCGCGGCCCCGAGATCCTCGAGTCCACCCGCCGCGTCGACACGATCGTCCTCGACAAGACCGGCACCGTCACCACGGGCCGGATGAGCCTGGTCGACGTGGTCGTCCACCCCGACACCCCGGCCGACGAGGCGGAGGTGCGTCGGGTCGCGGCCGCGCTCGAGCACGGCTCGGAGCACCCGATCGCCCGCGCGGTGGCTACCGCGGCCGCGCGCCCCGAGCACCCCGAGGTCGTGGGCTTCGCCAACCGCGAGGGCCTCGGCGTCGTCGGCGACGTCTCCGGGCGGCGTACGGCGGTCGGACGCCCGGCGCTGCTCGAGGCCGAGGGCATGGCGCTGCCGGCGCCGCTCGCCGAGGCGCTCGAGGCGGCCCGGGCCCTGGGTCGCACCCCCGTGCTGGTCGGCTGGGAGGGCGTCGCCCGGGGCGTGCTGGTGGTGGCCGACACCGTCAAGGACACCTCGGCCGCGGCCGTCGCCCGGCTGCGCGACCTCGGGCTCGACCCGGTGCTGCTGACCGGCGACCACGAGCGGGCCGCCCGTGCGGTGGCCGCGGAGGTCGGCATCGACACGGTGGTCGCCGACGTGCTGCCCGCCGAGAAGGTGGCGCAGGTGCGCCGGCTCCAGGAGGCCGGTCGGGTCGTGGCGATGGTCGGCGACGGTGTCAACGACGCCGCCGCCCTGGCCCAGGCCGACCTCGGCATCGCGATGGGCACCGGCACCGACGTGGCCATCGAGGCCGCCGACCTGACCCTGGTCAGCGGCGACCTGCGGGTCGCCGGCGACGCTGTCGCACTCGCCCGCCGCACCCTGGCCACGATCCGCGGCAACCTCTTCTGGGCCTTCGCCTACAACGTCGCCGCCCTGCCCCTGGCCGCCCTGGGCCTGCTCAGCCCGATGATCGCCGGCCTCGCGATGGCCCTCTCCTCGGTCTTCGTCGTCTCCAACAGCCTGCGCCTGCGACGCTTCCGCTCCTCCATCGCCTGA
- a CDS encoding NUDIX hydrolase, translated as MAAVPSRSRDVIAAGAVVFRPGREVLLVHRQQYDDWSFPKGKLDPGEHATTAAVREVEEETGLHVRLGPPLPLQHYATAKAMKTVHYWVGRVVSGDDVESYERNAEISDVRWVPVDEAADLLSYERDRELLQVALGRRKRTHALVVQRHARARARSTWRGDDRARTLQQVGRTQAFDLVPVLAAYDVRRLVTSPAVRCLETLTPYAETIDADLEHVEELTEDAATPDSVAEVLAKLVHDVHASRRGAVLCTHRPVLPHVFAALGIDDPALAPGEMVVVHLRKGRVVATEQHLPH; from the coding sequence ATGGCAGCCGTCCCGAGCCGGTCCCGTGACGTCATCGCCGCCGGGGCCGTGGTGTTCCGCCCCGGCCGCGAGGTCCTCCTGGTCCACCGCCAGCAGTACGACGACTGGTCCTTCCCCAAGGGCAAGCTCGACCCGGGCGAGCACGCGACCACCGCGGCGGTGCGCGAGGTCGAGGAGGAGACCGGGCTGCACGTGCGCCTGGGCCCGCCGCTGCCGCTGCAGCACTACGCGACCGCCAAGGCGATGAAGACCGTCCACTACTGGGTGGGGCGCGTGGTCTCCGGCGACGACGTGGAGTCCTACGAGCGCAACGCCGAGATCAGCGACGTGCGCTGGGTGCCGGTCGACGAGGCCGCGGACTTGCTCTCCTACGAGCGCGACCGCGAGCTGCTGCAGGTCGCGCTGGGCCGCCGCAAGCGCACCCACGCCCTGGTCGTGCAGCGCCACGCGCGGGCCCGGGCCCGCTCGACCTGGCGCGGCGACGACCGGGCGCGCACGCTCCAGCAGGTCGGGCGCACCCAGGCCTTCGACCTGGTGCCGGTGCTGGCGGCGTACGACGTGCGGCGGCTGGTGACCTCGCCCGCGGTGCGCTGCCTGGAGACCCTCACGCCGTACGCCGAGACGATCGACGCCGACCTCGAGCACGTGGAGGAGCTGACCGAGGACGCCGCGACCCCCGACTCGGTCGCCGAGGTGCTCGCCAAGCTGGTCCACGACGTGCACGCGAGCCGCCGCGGCGCCGTGCTGTGCACGCACCGGCCGGTGCTGCCGCACGTCTTCGCGGCGCTGGGCATCGACGACCCGGCGCTGGCACCGGGGGAGATGGTGGTGGTCCACCTGCGCAAGGGGCGCGTGGTGGCCACCGA